From the Sebastes fasciatus isolate fSebFas1 chromosome 9, fSebFas1.pri, whole genome shotgun sequence genome, the window CCAGAGTGTCCAGCTCTGAGAGTGGACCGGTAGCTGACGGAGTAGACTACATTCATGTGAATATAGGGCCTGTTAATGCATGAGTGTATTAAAGTAAAGTATGCCTTCTTCTTCTATCGCTCAGACAAAAGCTGGTCAGAAACAGAGTTTAAAATGTcatcctgaaataaataaaagaggctTTCAAATACTCAGAATATATTAAAAGATATTATCGAGTTGGAAGAGAGcgttataataaaaacatatttatttaattacctacttattaattttatttaagcaacaacaaatcttgtttttctggtcttactgcagtaaaaatCAAAGATTCTAGTTATTAGGTGTAAATATCCTCATGTCctgattttaaataaatgtctgactTCACTGAACTTTCTTTAACAACATGTGTAAAcggttattattataattactgGCTTTATATTCTGTCTGCATGGTGTTAAATACGTACATATGATGTCCTGAGTAAAGTGCCATGAGACCTTAAAGACggttttattttacagttcTGATTGTGAATCTGTCCCAGCGGAGAGACATGGCATCCTACACATCAACAGGTAACACATTTCTATTTCAGCAACCTGGATGTCAGGGGGGAAATAACTATAtattacagcactgggatcatgtttttatttgggTGTAGTAACCAGAGGATGAAGTCAGCTGGTTTATAGGAGAGGTGAGCAGCTCCATCTGCTGGTTGGTTCAGGACGTGCAGCGTAAAGCAGCATCCTCTGTTTCCTTGTGATAGACTGTGAGAGGTACTTAcactccctcgcttggggctCCAACCCGGAGGGTGCAATCCACCGTTTTTTGGCAGAGAACCACGGCCTCAGAtttggaggtactgactctcatcccgactgcttcacactcggctgcaaaccgccccagtgcgtcctgaaggtcacggtctgatgaagccaacagaatcacatcatctgcaaagagcagagacgcaattctgaggtccccaAAAGGGACACTCTCCTCCCCCCATCTGCACCTtgagatcctgtccatgaaaatcacaaacaggatcGATGACAAGGGACAACCCTGGCAGAAGCCAACACCCACCGGAAACAAGTTTGGCTTTGTGCCGAGTATACTGATTCCCGCAGTACCCCCCACAGAACTCCCCGGGGGACACGGTCATAAacctccaagtccacaaaacacatgtagactggatgggcaaacTCCCATGACCCCTCTAACAGCCCCGCTGTTGTCGCTCTTCATACTACGTCACCCGTCTGAGCTCaggattacgtggattacatgcaAATTGATTACGTGGGTTATACATGAATTATCGTTTATTACGTTTCGTAGGTAGCTTTCGAATCTTTCCGACTGGATGGATGTTCACTAAAACCAGAACCATACCTCTCTCCATCCAACATGTAATCATGACATCTGTGATTCTTCAAATATCATCAGATATCATCAGTCCTCACACTGTCTCATGTAAAGttctgtgtatttgtgtctgACAGGTTCTGATGAGAGGAGGATTGTTCTGATTGGGAAGACCGGGTCGGGGAAGAGTTCAGCAGGAAACACCATCTTGGGTCGAGAAGCTTTTGAGTCTGAACTTTCTGCAGATTCTGTGACATCTAAATGCAAGAAAGCAAGAGGAGAGGTTGGAGGACAAAAGGTTGCTGTGATCGACACTCCAGGACTGTTTGACACCAGTTTAAAGAATGAAGACGTGTGGAGGAGGATCATGATGTGCATCGGTATGTCCTCTCCTGGTCCTCATGCCTTCCTGGTGATTGTTCAGCTGGGCAGgttcacagaggaggagagacaaacCGTGAAAATGATTCAGGAGACTTTTGGTGAAGACGCAGATAACTACACGATGGTGTTGTTCACTTATGGAGACAAGCTGAAGAAACGAACCATTGAAGAGTTCATTTCAAAGAGCAAAGACCTGCCAGACATCATTGAGAAGAGTTACGGCCGTTATCATGTCTTCAACAATGAGGTGGACGACCCGTCTCAAGTCAATCAGCTTCTAGAGAAGATAGACGAGATGGTCGAGGACAATGGCGGAACGTACTACACCACAGAGATGTAcaagagagcagaggaagaaaTAGAGAAGGATAAAGAACAAATCCTGAAAGAGTCGGATGTCCAGAGGAACAAAGAGCTGGAGGAACTGAAAGCCAAATTCACTGGGGAGATGTTTGAGATGCAAAAAGAAATGCTGAAACTAAAATATGAGGCTGAAGCAAGAGCTCGGGCTGAACAACGAAATGCTGTACAACCCCCCATCATAATGCCTCCAAACTGTGTAATCAGCTGAGCAGCTGAAGCTATCTGGTTTAACAGCAAGATACAAAATCTCTAATAATTGCTGAGCgtaataagaaaataatgttcaatcatttatgatttatttcatGTACTGTAGTAGTGTTAAGACTGCTTTAGATAA encodes:
- the LOC141774497 gene encoding GTPase IMAP family member 7-like, whose product is MASYTSTGSDERRIVLIGKTGSGKSSAGNTILGREAFESELSADSVTSKCKKARGEVGGQKVAVIDTPGLFDTSLKNEDVWRRIMMCIGMSSPGPHAFLVIVQLGRFTEEERQTVKMIQETFGEDADNYTMVLFTYGDKLKKRTIEEFISKSKDLPDIIEKSYGRYHVFNNEVDDPSQVNQLLEKIDEMVEDNGGTYYTTEMYKRAEEEIEKDKEQILKESDVQRNKELEELKAKFTGEMFEMQKEMLKLKYEAEARARAEQRNAVQPPIIMPPNCVIS